From Oryza sativa Japonica Group chromosome 4, ASM3414082v1, one genomic window encodes:
- the LOC4336421 gene encoding exosome complex component RRP4 homolog — translation MRDLQLSLNQTQRVRLEAALHELQTVAPAAAVTVADTIPVNDEDNILKGHGTSDQDGEVVATLCGVVERVNKLVYVRTLRARYKPEVGDIIVGRVIEIAPKRWRLEINFSQDAVLMLSSMNLPDGIQRRRTAVDELNMRTIFEENDVICAEVRGFQHDGSLHLQARSQKYGKLERGQLLVVPAYLVKRRKQHFHHLEQYDVDLILGCNGFIWVGEHVVVGENANMMENKLNLSAEVENFTPLETRKHICRLANAVRVLSALGFTLTVELIIETAEASVSSNIEINNMLGAEFYVQTAEREVKRRADLLRKKSGAR, via the exons ATGAGGGACCTCCAGCTCTCGCTGAACCAGACCCAGAGGGTGCGCCTCGAGGCCGCGCTCCACGAGCTCCAGaccgtcgcccccgccgccgccgtcaccgtcgcggaCACCATCCCCGTCAACGACGAGGACAACATTCTCAA GGGGCATGGGACGTCGGATCAGGacggggaggtggtggcgacgctgTGCGGCGTGGTGGAGCGGGTCAACAAGCTGGTGTACGTGCGGACGCTTAGGGCGAG GTATAAGCCGGAGGTTGGTGATATCATAGTTGGCCGTGTTATTGAG ATTGCACCTAAACGCTGGAGGTTGGAGATAAATTTTAGCCAAGATGCTGTTTTGATGCTTTCTTCTATGAATTTACCCGATGGAATTCAG AGAAGGAGAACTGCTGTCGATGAACTTAATATGCGGACAATTTTTGAAGAAAATGATGTTATCTGT GCTGAAGTTCGTGGTTTCCAACATGATGGATCTCTGCACCTACAAGCACGGAGTCAAAAGTATGGAAAG CTTGAGAGGGGTCAACTGCTTGTAGTACCTGCATACTTGGTAAAACGACGGAAGCAGCATTTCCACCACCTCGAGCAATATGATGTTGACTTGATTCTTGGTTGCAATGGATTCATCTGGGTAGGTGAGCATGTTGTGGTAGGTGAAAACGCTAATATGATGGAAAATAAGCTGAATTTGAGTGCTGAAGTGGAGAATTTCACTCCACTAGAAACAAGGAAACATATTTGCCGGCTTGCCAATGCTGTACGTGTGCTTTCAGCTCTGGGTTTCACTTTGACAGTTGAACTGATAATTGAGACTGCTGAAGCAAGTGTATCATCAAATATCGAGATAAACAACATGCTTGGGGCTGAATTTTATGTCCAGACAGCAGAGAGAGAGGTAAAACGTCGAGCTGATCTGTTGCGAAAGAAAAGTGGAGCAAGATAA